DNA from Candidatus Fusobacterium pullicola:
TTGCGGTATTGGTAAGTGTGGACATTGTAAAATAGGAGATGTTTATATATGTGTAGATGGTCCTGTTTTTAATTATGTTAAAGGACGTACTTTATTAGATTAGGAGTAAAATTATGATGGATATAAATACAAAAAAAATTAAGAAAAACGCTTTTAGAGTTACTAAAGAACGTGGAATAACAGCTTCTAGAGTACGTGTTCCCGGAGGACACTTAGATGCTCAATTTCTTTCTATGATTCAAGAGATAGCTCAAACTTATGGAAACGGAACTGTTCATTTAACAAGTCGTCAAGGTTTTGAAATTCCTGGAATTCCTTTTGAAAAAATACCAGAAGTAAATGCTAAATTACAACCTATTATCGAGGGACTTGGAATTAATCAACCTGAAAAAAACAAAGGATATTCAGCTGCTGGAACTAGAAATATTACAGCTTGTATTGGTAATCGTGTGTGTCCATTTGCTTGTTATGACACTTCATCTTTTGCCAAAAGAATAGAAAAAGCTGTATTTCCACATGACTTACACTTTAAAATAGCTTTAACTGGATGCCCTAATGATTGTGCTAAAGTTAGAATGCATGACTTCGGAATAATGGGTATGACACTTCCTCAGTTTGAACCTGATAGATGTATCAGCTGTGGTGCTTGTGTGAGAGCATGTAAGAAAAAATCCACTGGAGCTCTAACTGGAGTAAACTATAGACCTCAAAGAGATCATCAAAGATGTATTGGATGTGGAGAATGTATAATTAATTGTCCTAATATGGCTTGGACTAGAAGTAAGAAAAAATACTACAGACTCACTATCATGGGACGTACTGGAAAGAAAAACCCACGTTTAGGAGAAGATTTCTTAAAATGGACTGATGAAGAAACTATAACTAAAATTATCTTAAATACTTATGACTATGTTACTGAATATATTGCTAAAGATGCTCCTGGTGGAAAGGAACATATCGGATATATTGTAGATAGAACAGGATTTGAAGAATTCAAAAAATGGGCTCTTAAAGATGTTAATATCTCATCAGAAACCGAAGTTTTAACCCCTATATATTGGAAAGGTGTAAAATATTAATTTTAAATTTAATTAAATATATTCTATAATATTAAAGAAAGAAGAGAACTATTACTATTTAATCTCAAAATTAATTATAGTAATAATCTCTTCTTTTTTCACACTTCCAGTGATTAGTATCACAGAGAAATATTATAAAATTTTATATAATAAAATTAGAAAACATGATATTTCTCCGTGATAGAAATTACATGGAATTATTGTCAAGAAAGTAAATTAAAAATTAAAGAGAGGGAGAAACAAATGAAAAAAATTCAATCAACATGTAACTACTGTGCAATTGATTGTAATCTTGATTTTTATGTTGAAAATAACAAGATTATAAAAATTGTTCCTACAAAAGGATATCCTGTTAATGACGGTTTTAGTTGTGTAAAAGGAATATCTTTAGACAAACAGCAAACAAAATTTAAACCTAATCCACTACCTCGTATTAAAAAAACTGATGGTAATTTTGAATATTTAAGTTGGGATAAAGGTTTTAATGAAGTAGCTAGAAGATTAAATGAAATAAGGGAAAAATATGGGAATGAAAGTGTAGCTGCTCTTAGTACTGGACAAATGACTTTAGAAGAGTTTGCTATATTTGGACATATGATGAGAAACCATTTAAAAGCTAATGTAGATGGTAACACTCGTCTATGTATGGCTACAGCAGCTGTAGCTTATAAACAAAGTTTTGGGTTTGATGCACCTGGGTATACACTTAAAGATTTAGAGCTTTCTGATACAATAATATTTATAGGAGCTAATCCTGTTATAGCTCATCCTATACTTTGGGGAAGAGTTAGAAATAATCCTAATAAAAAAGTTATAACTATTGATCCACGTTATTCAGAAACAGCTAAAAATTCTGACTATTGGTATGGAATAAACTCAAAAACAGATTTAACTCTATTCTATACATTAGCTAACTTAATTATTGAAAAAAACTATACTGATAAAAATTATATCGAAGAAAATACTGAAAATTTTGAAGCATTTAAAGAATTCGTGAAAGATTATACTGTGGAAAAAGCTTCAAAAATATGTGGTATTCCTCAAGAAAAAATTGAAGAATTAGTAGAATTAATTCATTCTGGTGAAAGAGTTTCTTTTTGGTGGACTATGGGAATCAATCAGGGACATGAAGCTGTAAGAAGTGTACAAGCTATTATCAACTTAGCTCTTATGACTGGTAATATAGGTAGAGAAGGAACAGGAGCTAACTCTATTACTGGACAAAGTAATGCTATGGGATCAAGGGTATTTAGCAATACAACTGGACTATTCGGTGGTGGGGATTTCGATAATCCTAATCGTCGTACAAAAGTTGCTAAAGCTCTAGGAGTAGAAGAGTCATTACTTATTGACAAACCTACACTTCCATATAATAGAATTGTAGAAAGTATCAATTCTGGTGAAATAAAAGCTCTTTGGGTAGTATGTACAAATCCACGTCATTCTTGGACTAATAACGAAACTTTTAGAGAAGCTATGGAAAAACTTGAACTTTTAATTGTACAAGATATATATGATGATACAGAAACTTCTGAAATGTGTGATATCTATTTACCTGCTGTACCTGGAGTTAAGAAAGAAGGAACAGTTATAAATTTAGAAAGAAGATTATCAGCTGTAAGACCTTGTCTTGAAAAGGCTGAAAATGAATTGATGGACTATGAAATTTTCTATGGAGTAGCTAAAGCTTTAGGATTAGAAGATATTACCCAAAATTGGAAAACTCCTAAAGATGCTTTTAACTTTATGAAACAATGTTCTGAAGGTATGCCTTGTGATATCACAGGGGTTGAATATGAAGCTCTTGCTGAAAGTCATGGTATTCAATGGCCATTTAAAGTTGGAGATAAACTAAATAGTGATGAAAGAAGATTATATGAAGATGGAAAATACTTTACTCCTAATAAAAAAGCAAAATTCCTATTTGAAAAAGTAGCCGAAAATCCTCTTCCTACAAGTGAAGAGTTTCCTTATATATTTAATACTGGAAGAGGAACAGTTGGACAATGGCATACTCAAAGTAGAACTAGAGAAATTCCATTTGTTATCGATGCTGTATCTAAAGAAGCCTATCTATATATTAATCCAAAATTAGCAGAACTAAAAGGTATAAATGAAAATGATAAAGTTCTTGTTAAATCTAAAAATGGACACAGTGCTGAATTTATTGCTATGCTAACTGAAGATGTTAAATTTAATGAACTCTTTGCTCCTATTCACTATATTGAATGTAATAAATTAACTGCTTCTGTATACGATGCTTATTCAAAAGAACCATCTTACAAAAGTGCTGTAGTAAATATCTTTTTAAAGGGAGAATAATAGATTATGAAACGTATTAAAATAGATAGAAAAAAATGTGTAGGTTGTTTAACTTGTGTAACTGCTTGCTGTGTAGCTCATGATTCAAGTGATTCTAGGAATAGAATCACTATTGACTCTCATAAGAAACCTGCTCCAATATTTTGTAGACATTGTGACTTACCAGAGTGTGTATTTACATGTATGACTGGAGCTATGAGTAAAAATAGTGAAACTGGTTATGTTGAATATAATAAAGAACAATGTGCTAGTTGCTATATGTGTATTATGGCTTGTCCTTATGGAGTTCTAAAAAGTGATACATTAACTCAAAAAGAGATTATGAAATGTGATATGTGCTCTTTCAATGGAAAAGAGGCAGATCCTGAATGTGTAAAACGTTGTCCTATGGGAGCTATAACATTTGAAGAGGTGAAAAAATAATGAGATTTGTTATAATTGGAGCTAGTGCTGCTGGAATTAATGCAGCAAAAAAACTTCGTGAATTAAATCCTAACTCTGAAATAATTATCATATCTAAAGATACGGATATTTACTCTCGTTGTATTCTATATCATCATTTAAAAGGAATTAGAGATTTGAAAAAATTATCCTTTGTTGAGGACAATTTTATTGAAAAAAATAAAATTGAATGGATAAAAGGAAGAGAAGTAATAGGAATAAATACAAAACTTCAATGTGTAAAATTAGATAATGATAACGAAGTTAAATATGATAAATTACTTATAGCTTCTGGTTCTCATTCATTTATTCCTAAAATTGATGGTATTGATGGAGCTAAAAATTTAGTTGGTTTTAGAAACTTTGAAGATGTTGAAAAAATTGAAGAGATGCTTCCTAATATTAAGAATATAGTAATCATGGGTGGAGGACTTGTCGGTATAGATGCTGCTGCAGGATTACTTCATAAAGATAAAAATCTTTATCTTATTGAAATGGGAGATAGAATGTTACCTCTTCAACTTGATAACTATACTGCTTCTGTCTATGAAAAAGCTTTCGAGAAAGAAGGATTAAAGCAATACTATAGCAATGGAATAGCCTCTATTGAAAATATAGATGGAACTATTAAAAGTGTAACATTAAAAAGTGGAGAGATAATTCCTTGTGATTTACTTATTAGTGCTGCTGGGATTAGAGCTAATATAAGATTTCTAGAAGGAAGTGAAGTAGCTTGTGACAATAAAGGACTTCTATTTAATGAAAAAGGAAAAACAAATATATCAAATATCTATGGAGCTGGAGATGTCAGTGGGAAATCACCTATTTGGCCTGTAGCTGTAAAAGAAGGAATAATAGCAGCATATAACATGAGTGGCTTAAATAAAGATATGGATGATTTTTTTGCTAGCAAAGCAACTATGAATTTTTTAGATATTCCAACTATGTCTCTTGGAATAACTTCTGGTTATGATGATAGCTATACTGAAGAAATTGAATTAGATAATTTTGGTAATTACAAAAAAATTGTACATAAAAATGGAATTATTTATGGAGCTCTTCTACAAGGGGATCTTTCATATGCTGGAATCTTAACTCAGCTTATCCGTTTAAAAATAGATGTATCAAAAGTTAAAAAAAGACTATTTGATATAGACTATTCAGACTTTTTTCACGTGACAGATAATTTTGAATTTACTTATTAATGAGGTGAAATAATTAATGACAGACAGATTAAAAAAAATGCCTGTACCTTTATTACCTACAATGGTAGGAGCTTGTACTTTATCAAATGTATATCTAGTCCAAGGATTTCCTCTGGTGCGTCATATCACTATGATTTCTGCACTAGCAATTTGGTTAATATACTTAATTAGATTTTTTATAATATTTGAAACTTGTAAAACAGAATATAAAACAACTGTTCCTAGTAGTCTTTATGCTGGATTTACTATGCTTATGATGATACTTGGAAGTTATATATTTGATTTTAATCCAGTAATAGGAAAAATATTTTGGTCATTAGGTTTAGGCTTACATGCTCTACATATTTTTATATTTACTTATAGAAATATAATAACAAATTTCAATATAGATACTTTTGTTCCTAGCTATTTTGTTACTTATAATGGTATAATGGTATCGGTAGTTGTTGGTGGAGTAATGAAGGAACCTACTATAGGAAAGCTTGTAACTTACTACGGAATTGGAATATTTACCCTAATTATTCCTTTTATGATTCATCGTTTAATAAAGCATGAACTTAAAGATGTTTTCTATCATACACAAGCTATTGTACTTGCACCAAGCTCTCTATGTACTGTAAGTTATCTAAATAGTGTAAAAGATCCTAATATTTATCTACTAGGATACTTATATATCTGTGTACTACTTGCACTTGTATTTATAATTTATAAGCTTCCTAAGTTTTTCTCATTTGGTTTTTCTCCAGCTTTCGCTAGTCTTACATTCCCTATGGCAATAGGTATTGTGGCAACAACTAAAATGAGTGGATATCTAAAAACTATTGGCTATTCAGATTTAGCTATGTTCTTAACTCAATTATCAGGAATACAACTTTATTTAACTTCTGGAATTATTTTCTATGTTTTATTAAATATACTTATTTGGATAAGAAAAGATTAAATATGAATAGAGGTATTTTAATCTTAGCTGGTGGTAAAGGAAGCAGAATGGGGTATTGTCAAAAAGGAGAGCTATTATTTAATAGTTCCACCTTTTTAGATACTCTTATAGAAAATTTTAAAAATGAAAAAATCTATATCTCAACCAAAAAAGAGTATTGCAGTGATAAAAATGTTAACTATATATATGACGAAAATATAAATTATACACCTTTTGAAGCCATTATCCATACTTTAGAAATCTGTTCAGAAGATATCCTTTTTATTATTGGTTGTGATATGCCATTTATGAATAAAGAAATTTTTATAAAACTTCTTGAAAATCTAAAAAACTATAACGGAGTTATTCTCTTTGATAATAATAATTTAAGCTATCCACTTGGAGCTTTGTATACTAAAAAATTACTTCCAAAATTAAGAAAAATGAAAGAAGAGAAAAACTATAAATTACAAGATATATTTAAAAATAATAATTGCTTAAAATTATCAATGAATGAATTAAAAATATCTGAAAAATATTTTATTAATATAAATACCCCAGAGGATTATGAAAAATATATAAAGCGAGGATAAGATGAGAAAAAATATTGAGATAGAAGAGGCATATAAAATTTTTGAAAACAATATAAAAGATGTTGAAATAGAAGAGATTGATATATCTAAAGGTTTAGGATATATACTAGCAGAAGATATTTATTCTCCTATTAATCAGCCTCCTTTTTCAAAAAGTGCTATGGATGGAATAACTTTAAATTTTAAAAATTTAAAAGAAAATTTTGAATTTACAATTAACTCTACTATTTACGCTGGAGATGATTGCTCTTTTAATTTAAAAGATAATGAAGTATATAGAATAATGACTGGAGCAAAAATTCCCGTTCACTGTGATATTGTAATCCCACAAGAAAATTGTATATTTTATAATGGAAAAGTTATTATTAAAAAATTTGGAAAAAAAGGAAGTAATATCTGTTTTTTAGGTGAAGATTTTCGAAAAGGAGAGTTACTTTTAAAAAAAGGAGAAAAACTTGATTATATAAATCTTGCTCTTCTCTCTAGTATTGGAGTTACAAAAATTAAAGTATATAAAAAAATTAAAATAGCTCTTCTTATTAGTGGCGATGAGGTTTCTAGCCCCTGGGAAACTTTGAAAGCTGGTAAAATTTTTGATAGTAATGGAATGCTCCTTACTCAAAGATTAAAAGAATTGGGATATGAAGTAAGTATATTTGAGTATCTAGAAGATAGTGCTTTAAAGACTTCTATAAAATTAAAAGAATTGGCTTCACAAGTAGATATCATATTTACTACTGGTGGAGTATCTGTTGGAGAAAAAGATATTTTTCATGAAGCTATTGAATTAGCGAGAGGAAAAAAATTATTCTGGAG
Protein-coding regions in this window:
- the asrC gene encoding sulfite reductase subunit C; translated protein: MMMDINTKKIKKNAFRVTKERGITASRVRVPGGHLDAQFLSMIQEIAQTYGNGTVHLTSRQGFEIPGIPFEKIPEVNAKLQPIIEGLGINQPEKNKGYSAAGTRNITACIGNRVCPFACYDTSSFAKRIEKAVFPHDLHFKIALTGCPNDCAKVRMHDFGIMGMTLPQFEPDRCISCGACVRACKKKSTGALTGVNYRPQRDHQRCIGCGECIINCPNMAWTRSKKKYYRLTIMGRTGKKNPRLGEDFLKWTDEETITKIILNTYDYVTEYIAKDAPGGKEHIGYIVDRTGFEEFKKWALKDVNISSETEVLTPIYWKGVKY
- a CDS encoding TDT family transporter, encoding MTDRLKKMPVPLLPTMVGACTLSNVYLVQGFPLVRHITMISALAIWLIYLIRFFIIFETCKTEYKTTVPSSLYAGFTMLMMILGSYIFDFNPVIGKIFWSLGLGLHALHIFIFTYRNIITNFNIDTFVPSYFVTYNGIMVSVVVGGVMKEPTIGKLVTYYGIGIFTLIIPFMIHRLIKHELKDVFYHTQAIVLAPSSLCTVSYLNSVKDPNIYLLGYLYICVLLALVFIIYKLPKFFSFGFSPAFASLTFPMAIGIVATTKMSGYLKTIGYSDLAMFLTQLSGIQLYLTSGIIFYVLLNILIWIRKD
- a CDS encoding molybdopterin oxidoreductase family protein; the protein is MKKIQSTCNYCAIDCNLDFYVENNKIIKIVPTKGYPVNDGFSCVKGISLDKQQTKFKPNPLPRIKKTDGNFEYLSWDKGFNEVARRLNEIREKYGNESVAALSTGQMTLEEFAIFGHMMRNHLKANVDGNTRLCMATAAVAYKQSFGFDAPGYTLKDLELSDTIIFIGANPVIAHPILWGRVRNNPNKKVITIDPRYSETAKNSDYWYGINSKTDLTLFYTLANLIIEKNYTDKNYIEENTENFEAFKEFVKDYTVEKASKICGIPQEKIEELVELIHSGERVSFWWTMGINQGHEAVRSVQAIINLALMTGNIGREGTGANSITGQSNAMGSRVFSNTTGLFGGGDFDNPNRRTKVAKALGVEESLLIDKPTLPYNRIVESINSGEIKALWVVCTNPRHSWTNNETFREAMEKLELLIVQDIYDDTETSEMCDIYLPAVPGVKKEGTVINLERRLSAVRPCLEKAENELMDYEIFYGVAKALGLEDITQNWKTPKDAFNFMKQCSEGMPCDITGVEYEALAESHGIQWPFKVGDKLNSDERRLYEDGKYFTPNKKAKFLFEKVAENPLPTSEEFPYIFNTGRGTVGQWHTQSRTREIPFVIDAVSKEAYLYINPKLAELKGINENDKVLVKSKNGHSAEFIAMLTEDVKFNELFAPIHYIECNKLTASVYDAYSKEPSYKSAVVNIFLKGE
- a CDS encoding FAD-dependent oxidoreductase: MRFVIIGASAAGINAAKKLRELNPNSEIIIISKDTDIYSRCILYHHLKGIRDLKKLSFVEDNFIEKNKIEWIKGREVIGINTKLQCVKLDNDNEVKYDKLLIASGSHSFIPKIDGIDGAKNLVGFRNFEDVEKIEEMLPNIKNIVIMGGGLVGIDAAAGLLHKDKNLYLIEMGDRMLPLQLDNYTASVYEKAFEKEGLKQYYSNGIASIENIDGTIKSVTLKSGEIIPCDLLISAAGIRANIRFLEGSEVACDNKGLLFNEKGKTNISNIYGAGDVSGKSPIWPVAVKEGIIAAYNMSGLNKDMDDFFASKATMNFLDIPTMSLGITSGYDDSYTEEIELDNFGNYKKIVHKNGIIYGALLQGDLSYAGILTQLIRLKIDVSKVKKRLFDIDYSDFFHVTDNFEFTY
- a CDS encoding molybdenum cofactor guanylyltransferase, with the translated sequence MNRGILILAGGKGSRMGYCQKGELLFNSSTFLDTLIENFKNEKIYISTKKEYCSDKNVNYIYDENINYTPFEAIIHTLEICSEDILFIIGCDMPFMNKEIFIKLLENLKNYNGVILFDNNNLSYPLGALYTKKLLPKLRKMKEEKNYKLQDIFKNNNCLKLSMNELKISEKYFININTPEDYEKYIKRG
- a CDS encoding molybdopterin molybdotransferase MoeA; translation: MRKNIEIEEAYKIFENNIKDVEIEEIDISKGLGYILAEDIYSPINQPPFSKSAMDGITLNFKNLKENFEFTINSTIYAGDDCSFNLKDNEVYRIMTGAKIPVHCDIVIPQENCIFYNGKVIIKKFGKKGSNICFLGEDFRKGELLLKKGEKLDYINLALLSSIGVTKIKVYKKIKIALLISGDEVSSPWETLKAGKIFDSNGMLLTQRLKELGYEVSIFEYLEDSALKTSIKLKELASQVDIIFTTGGVSVGEKDIFHEAIELARGKKLFWRVNLKPGTPALFSTIDNCPILSLSGNPFAACVTFELLGRYILGALQKDPLLPLKKNSGVLISDFPKGGDKRRFIRGRYSNGKVEIPNGLHSSYALGSMRGCNVLIDIPAGSEGIKSGEEIVIWEL
- a CDS encoding 4Fe-4S binding protein, translating into MKRIKIDRKKCVGCLTCVTACCVAHDSSDSRNRITIDSHKKPAPIFCRHCDLPECVFTCMTGAMSKNSETGYVEYNKEQCASCYMCIMACPYGVLKSDTLTQKEIMKCDMCSFNGKEADPECVKRCPMGAITFEEVKK